The DNA window AAACACCAAAGAGAGGATAGGTAAATACAACACAACCATTGATTTGACATGCATACTTTGTGGACAAGAAGAAGAATCAAGTAATCACTTATTCTTTGAGTGTGAGTATAGCCGAAAGTGCTTAAAGGGGATTCATTCTTGGCTGCAATGGAGATCGACAACAACTAATATGCAGCAGCTAGCAAATAATATCAGCAAAAACAAAGCAGTACCGACTGCTAGGAGGAGCATTTTGAGAACAATTCTTGCTGGGCTGGTATATCACATTTGGAAAGCCAGAAATGATGTGTTTTGGCATCACAAAATGTGGCATACAAAGGTCATCATACAACAGATACAACAGGAATGTAAACTCATGATTTTGGGGGTGTCAACCAAGCTCACTGAAGAGGATAAACAATGGTTGTTAGGAAGTTAATTGTAATAGATTTGTAAATACCGACTGTAGCATTGTAATGCTGAGTTGTTGAGATTAATTCTAAATGTAAGTAGTTAGTGTAGAGCACTAAGTGACATGAGAAAAGTGGATTGAGGAAAGTTGATGTAAACTGTAAAGTTTTGG is part of the Cannabis sativa cultivar Pink pepper isolate KNU-18-1 chromosome 5, ASM2916894v1, whole genome shotgun sequence genome and encodes:
- the LOC115717843 gene encoding uncharacterized protein LOC115717843; translated protein: MGRYVWDIESKKDYLFIKWIHNVYLKDGSWWDYKPPSNCCWSWRKIVRVKNKLKQRTDSTGFVQQRHKIQHTYQLLFDNRERLSWSKNVWDRLIIPKHKFILWLVFWGRLNTKERIGKYNTTIDLTCILCGQEEESSNHLFFECEYSRKCLKGIHSWLQWRSTTTNMQQLANNISKNKAVPTARRSILRTILAGLVYHIWKARNDVFWHHKMWHTKVIIQQIQQECKLMILGVSTKLTEEDKQWLLGS